The DNA segment GCAAACTGGTTAGTAAGTTTAGCTACATCCGAAAGGTATTTTGCGCTTTCTTTGTTGTATTCTTCACAACGGGCTTTCTTCAGGCGCTCCATTTCTTCCTCTTCTTCTCCCTTGCCTTCACCGCCTTCTAATTTGCTTAGCTGTGCTGAATACTTTTTAGTGATGTCGCTTATCTTCTTATTATACGTTGCCGTTAATGCTTTTTTATCCTGCGTAAAAATTTGCTCCAGGTCGCTTTTCATTTTCGTGTACGCGATCATGCTTTGGTTTACAATATGGTCTGCCTTTGTTATCCGCATTGCCAATCCAGCGTTTCGATTAATAGTTGCAACCCACTGCTTCATATCCGGCTTGGGTAATTTATTATATGCTGCCATTATATTTTCTGCGGTTTGCGATAAGCTGCTTTTTTCTTTTTCCAAAAACTGATTGAACGATTTTGCTTTAGACAGATCTTCGTTCATGGCAGGAAATTCCAGGCGCTTCAACATAGGAAATTCATTGAAATTGGTATTGGTATAATCGCTTTGGCTTTGATGATTGCCTTCTGTTTTTTGCAGCAGGTCTGATGCTTCTTTATCGTATTGCCCTTTGAGCGATTGCTTCAAACAACCGATGGCTTTATCCGCTTCAGTTTTATTATTGGTTTGTGATGCTTTAGTTAAATGTACAAAGGCGGCTACTTTATTGGCGTTTGTATTCAGGCTGTCTTTGGCAATGCTTTTGTCGGAAAAGCTTAAAGCATTATTCATATCACCCAGGTTGTAAAATGCAGCAGCCATATTGGCCAGCACTTCCGGTGAACCATTTACTTTTGAATTGACATACTGCAAAACCGGAATGGCTTTTTCCGAATACCCGTAAGCATTAAGTAACGATGCCAAATTGTTGGCAGTATTCATATCGTTATAATCTGCCTGTAGTGTTTTGCAGAATAGGTACAAAGCCACCGTGGGCTTTCCTTGCAGCCATACGCCAATGGCTTCTGCGGCAATGGCTTTGGAAGTTATTGCTTTCTTTGTTTTCAGGTAAGAGTCGATCTTTTTTGTATTGTCTATATTTAATTTTGCCGCAACCTGGGTTTTTAAATCGTCAATAATTTTTTGAAATGCCGCATTGCCCATCGCTGTATTGGGCAGGGCATCTAACAATGCAGAACGGGCAGGTGCTTTAAAAGCTGGTAATGCAGCCACTGCTTTATTAGTCCCTTCCGCCTGGGCGGGAATGGGTGAAGCACTTTTAAACCCGGCAGGGTAATTTATTGCCGGCATTTTATCTATTTTTTCTAATGGCTTAAATGCGTAATCCGAAGTTTCAAATGTAGCCACATCGGGTATGGTAGTTTTCTTATCTTTTATCACTCCAGCAAATGTTGGCTCCTTTGGTATATTATTTTGAACAGCACTATTGCTTTTAATATAAATATTGCCTAGCAGCATATTTGGTTCGCTGCAATACCAGCCAATACGTTTATACAATTGGTCAGAGGGCCTGGCATTATCATTTCTGATTACTTCCTTGCCGTTTACCGAAATAGCAACCGAAGTACCATTTACCGCTACGCTTACATGTGCGATGTCTTTTTCTTTAAAAGCAGTAATCCTTACATCCTGGTTCATTTCCTTGTATTGGCCTTTCCTGAATTTGCATTCTGTTGTGGTTTCGCCGCTCATGGCGATGGCAAAGTCTGTTCCTTTATCCACCGCACTGTTCATGTTCATCGGCTGCGGATATTTTTCTTTGGGGTCATAGCCATCCAGCCGCACATAATGCATCACTCTTTTATTAGAGATGCCCGGCCCAAAATATACATCATAATTTACGGTATAGGTTGCCCTGAGTGGAATGGCGAGGTCAGGATAGAAAGTAAATTTTGCAGGGATACTTACCCATTTACCATTTTGCCCACTTACACTTGCCAGAGAAGCATTTGCAAAACCATATCCTGCTGTATGCCATGTTTTGGAAGATATTGCGCCGGTGGGATAGCCTTCAAAATCTTCATACAAGATGGTGTAGGGATCTTTGTTTTTTGCTGATGCAGTTGCAGAAACAGCAGTAGGTGCTAAAGCAATATTGCCCGTAGCTCTTACTGGAGTTTTTACAGGAGCATAAACCATAGTTTTTCTTGCACCAGGTTGCACCAGCCATTTGGCCACAAAATCAAAATTAAAATTATTCAATAAAGAATATACCATGTGCGATATACCTGTGCCAAACCTAGTATCGAATTTTGCAGGATTTCCTTGTAGTGTTACATTTGTTGGTGTCAGGTTAACATATAACCAAAGTGGATCATCTTTTTTTGACTGGTCAATGGTTTGCTGAGTGGTAGTAACAAGAATGTTGTACTCTGAAAATGTTTTACTGATGGGTTTCCCGTTGATGATCGCTTCGGGATTCAGCAGGTAATGGCCGTTACCATCGTTGATGGCATTGTTATAGTTATAATTTGCATTTAACTTGACCACTTCATTGTAATAAGGTGCCAGTCTTTCCAATGCTTTTTTTACTGGTTCTACCGAGTACAGATTTTTTTGAAGAATGGAAGGGTAGGCCGCTAACTGCTGTTGAATATAGGCCACTGCATCCCTTACCAGCACCGGCTTAAAAGGCCAATCACCATTTTTAGGAACCACAACACCGATCTTAAAAACCTGTTGGCCATTGTCATGATAATGATCCAGATAAGTACGATACTTATAGACATTAGGCTGGATCTTTTTATCTATTCCTTCTTTGGCTAATTGAGCTTCATCATCTCCACTCGTAAATTGCACCTGCTCTGCAAAAAAATACATACCGCCGGGAGTAAACCCCTTTATAGCTACACCAGGGAAATCATTAAACCCTGCCACCAATCTTTGGCCTTGTTCGCAACAACGCAGATCGATCTTTCCATGGGCAAACGTTGCTGCATAACCTAAAAAATTGACACCATAACTATGCAGGGGACCATTGCCATCTACATACCAACGTTCATCATTTTTTGCAATGGTACGCATCACCATCCCACGGGGCAGGTAAGATTGTTGTATCCAGTTGATCAGTATATCCGATGCCTGTTGCTGCCATGCAGAATATACAGCATCGCCATACTGGCTTTTAACAGGTTTATAAACGGCTTTTGCATTGATAGGATTGCTGATGTATTGCCAGCCAATTTCCGAATCCCTGCTCAGTTCCTGGTCACTCTGCGCTTTGCAAGGCACAAAATATAGCGTAAAGAAAAGGACGAAGATGGATTGTATTTTTCTCATTGTTAAAATCAAATCTTATGAAAATGAAGAACCGCTTCTATTTTGTTTTTATCATAGTTACAGTCATACAAACTCATATAACTTTCCCATGGCCTGTCACCGTATCTGCGGGAATAGAACCGTATAAAATATTTACTTTCACTTCCCGATGACGATTTCCTTACCAATACATTTTCAGTAAAGCTATACTCGCTTTGACTTTTAAATTGTTTGGTTTTTATCAGGTTATTATAATAATCATAACCTGAAGTAGTTGAAGATTGTATCGTAACATAAGATTTTCCGTCTGCTGTGTAGATGGTGGCTGAATTCAAACTATTACCATAGGTGCCGCTGCCTGATGCCCAGGTGCCTATCAGTTGTTGTTTATAATTTATACTTTTTTCGCCCAGTCCTTTTATTCTCAGGTTAAATAATAAAAAGTGTAAAGCCATTTCTACCTCACCACCTAAAATGTTATCCGTAGAATTAATAATGGCTACTTTATCGCCAGCTTGTACAAGCAATACAGTTGCTTTGATCACATCATACCCACCTCTTTTCTTTATGCTATTGGACATCATATAATAGTTCAATCCCTGGCAGGTCGTCCCTTTTTCGCACTCAGCTTCTGTAAATACTGTGATACCTGGAATCCGTGTTTCCCAGCCATCAAACACCTCGAAAAAAATATGCGACATATCATTTTCTAAATTACCCGATGATTTTATCATACTCATAAACTCAATAATTCTTTTTCCTGTAGTGGTGTTTTTCTCTAACATTAAACTATTTCCACCTGCATTTAAACTCCAGGTGGGCGGAACAGTAATGGAATACAGATTTTTATTTCCTGAACCGGTTGTAGCAGTTGTGGGAGAAACTGCGTTTGTGTTGTTGTTCTGTGCAGTTGCCGTTTCGTTCAGGTCGAGGCTTTTTATAAAATCCAGTATCTGGTTTTGATATTTATCGGTATTGGTCATGATTACCACGTTCGCCATTTTGCCGTTGCCTGTAGCGGTTATCAACGTTACTAATCCTTTATTGGCGCCATCGGTATAGCTGGCTTGTCCCGACAAAACGCTCCATCCTTTTTCAGTAGCAGGGTCTTGCAGGGTTGGTTCTCCAGAAACAGACACGGTACCTTTTACCAGTTTTTCCCAGCTGGTAGTAAAGTTTTCGTTTG comes from the Pedobacter heparinus DSM 2366 genome and includes:
- a CDS encoding tetratricopeptide repeat protein, which codes for MRKIQSIFVLFFTLYFVPCKAQSDQELSRDSEIGWQYISNPINAKAVYKPVKSQYGDAVYSAWQQQASDILINWIQQSYLPRGMVMRTIAKNDERWYVDGNGPLHSYGVNFLGYAATFAHGKIDLRCCEQGQRLVAGFNDFPGVAIKGFTPGGMYFFAEQVQFTSGDDEAQLAKEGIDKKIQPNVYKYRTYLDHYHDNGQQVFKIGVVVPKNGDWPFKPVLVRDAVAYIQQQLAAYPSILQKNLYSVEPVKKALERLAPYYNEVVKLNANYNYNNAINDGNGHYLLNPEAIINGKPISKTFSEYNILVTTTQQTIDQSKKDDPLWLYVNLTPTNVTLQGNPAKFDTRFGTGISHMVYSLLNNFNFDFVAKWLVQPGARKTMVYAPVKTPVRATGNIALAPTAVSATASAKNKDPYTILYEDFEGYPTGAISSKTWHTAGYGFANASLASVSGQNGKWVSIPAKFTFYPDLAIPLRATYTVNYDVYFGPGISNKRVMHYVRLDGYDPKEKYPQPMNMNSAVDKGTDFAIAMSGETTTECKFRKGQYKEMNQDVRITAFKEKDIAHVSVAVNGTSVAISVNGKEVIRNDNARPSDQLYKRIGWYCSEPNMLLGNIYIKSNSAVQNNIPKEPTFAGVIKDKKTTIPDVATFETSDYAFKPLEKIDKMPAINYPAGFKSASPIPAQAEGTNKAVAALPAFKAPARSALLDALPNTAMGNAAFQKIIDDLKTQVAAKLNIDNTKKIDSYLKTKKAITSKAIAAEAIGVWLQGKPTVALYLFCKTLQADYNDMNTANNLASLLNAYGYSEKAIPVLQYVNSKVNGSPEVLANMAAAFYNLGDMNNALSFSDKSIAKDSLNTNANKVAAFVHLTKASQTNNKTEADKAIGCLKQSLKGQYDKEASDLLQKTEGNHQSQSDYTNTNFNEFPMLKRLEFPAMNEDLSKAKSFNQFLEKEKSSLSQTAENIMAAYNKLPKPDMKQWVATINRNAGLAMRITKADHIVNQSMIAYTKMKSDLEQIFTQDKKALTATYNKKISDITKKYSAQLSKLEGGEGKGEEEEEMERLKKARCEEYNKESAKYLSDVAKLTNQFAQKSELVSRNCFRDYANWKPVQQNDSSNRWFLDAQAKYITDIRKILTMYAEIEPCVYSSQSSKENKMPSKPKQWEEDYCANFKGTLGLGPTKIGFNCNSMSITGGEGFVGDLSLNFNENGTFKEATIGAGIGVEAHIGNQNITAVSAGASAMEYITIGAGPNGGLQVTDWGISAGVSAGGNIGAVSGEANIASTNISVNEGVKASGYIANVLGLNKP